One genomic segment of Pseudonocardia sp. T1-2H includes these proteins:
- a CDS encoding diacylglycerol/lipid kinase family protein, translated as MDLLDWRRRLVGVVPVIAAESGRRRRRAWLVIGGLTLVLVACAAVGRVRALRRAQPPLGRIVPAAHHPVLLMNPRSGGGKVERSGLLRECGARGIEPVVLGPGEDLVDLAEAAVAGGADVLGMAGGDGSQALVAGVAARHGVAMVVVPAGTRNHLAMDLGLDRDDVVGALDAFGVAVERPIDLGDVNGRLFVNNVSLGLYAEIVRLPEYRDAKLETTLSTLPGLLGPGRPPFDLRFTGPAGEQHTGAHVVQVSNNPYGRTAGTFVSRPCLDTGHLGVIALELPDDPADKTFLAAVAAGRPERFPGYVAWTPSTFEVDSDAPINAGIDGEALRIAPPLRFNNRRGALRIRLPQHASGLSPAARELRARSTVCALGTPPPGRTSGSP; from the coding sequence ATGGATCTGCTGGACTGGAGACGCCGACTCGTCGGCGTCGTCCCGGTGATCGCCGCGGAATCGGGCCGGAGGCGTCGGCGGGCTTGGTTGGTAATCGGCGGACTCACACTCGTCCTGGTCGCGTGCGCTGCCGTTGGTCGCGTCCGCGCCCTTCGCCGTGCGCAGCCGCCGCTGGGCCGGATCGTCCCGGCCGCCCACCACCCCGTGCTGCTCATGAACCCGCGCAGCGGCGGGGGCAAGGTGGAGCGCTCCGGCCTGCTGCGAGAATGCGGGGCCCGCGGCATCGAGCCGGTCGTCCTCGGCCCAGGGGAGGACCTGGTCGACCTGGCGGAGGCTGCGGTGGCCGGTGGGGCCGACGTGCTCGGCATGGCCGGCGGCGACGGCTCCCAGGCGCTGGTCGCGGGCGTGGCCGCCCGGCACGGCGTGGCGATGGTGGTTGTGCCCGCAGGCACCAGGAACCACCTGGCGATGGACCTCGGCCTCGACCGCGACGACGTGGTCGGCGCGCTCGACGCGTTCGGCGTGGCTGTGGAACGCCCGATCGACCTCGGGGACGTGAACGGGAGGCTCTTCGTCAACAATGTTTCCCTAGGCCTGTATGCCGAGATCGTCCGCTTGCCGGAGTACCGCGACGCCAAGCTCGAGACCACCCTGAGCACCCTTCCCGGCCTGCTGGGGCCGGGAAGACCACCGTTCGACCTGCGCTTCACGGGCCCGGCGGGGGAGCAGCACACCGGTGCGCACGTCGTCCAGGTCTCGAACAACCCCTACGGCCGCACGGCCGGCACCTTCGTCAGCCGTCCCTGTCTCGACACCGGCCACCTCGGAGTGATCGCACTCGAACTCCCGGACGATCCCGCCGACAAGACGTTCCTCGCCGCAGTCGCGGCCGGTCGCCCGGAGCGCTTTCCCGGTTACGTCGCCTGGACGCCGTCGACGTTCGAGGTGGATTCCGACGCTCCCATCAACGCCGGTATCGACGGTGAGGCGCTGCGGATCGCCCCGCCCCTGCGCTTCAACAACAGGCGGGGTGCGTTGCGGATCCGCCTGCCGCAACATGCCAGCGGGCTCTCGCCCGCCGCCCGCGAGCTCCGCGCACGCTCGACGGTTTGCGCGCTGGGAACCCCGCCGCCAGGCCGGACGTCCGGTTCGCCGTGA
- a CDS encoding malonic semialdehyde reductase, which translates to MTITSDTTALRLPLLDDAGREVLFTEARTANTYTDEPVTDETLASIWELAKWPPTAANTQPLRVTFVRTPQGKARLLPLMSEGNRGKVENAPVTALFAVDLDFHEFTAQTFPIRPEMKDSFEASGREGRSTMATFNATLQIGYFLLAARAHGLATGPMAGFDADAVTEAFFPGGRHRALLVVNIGHPGPDAWFPRLPRLAQRDVVSWA; encoded by the coding sequence ATGACGATCACGTCCGACACCACCGCCCTGCGTCTCCCCCTGCTCGACGACGCCGGCCGCGAGGTGTTGTTCACCGAGGCCCGCACGGCGAACACCTACACCGACGAGCCCGTGACCGACGAGACCCTCGCCTCGATCTGGGAGCTCGCCAAGTGGCCGCCGACGGCCGCCAACACCCAGCCGCTGCGCGTGACGTTCGTCCGCACCCCGCAGGGCAAGGCCCGTCTGCTCCCCCTGATGTCCGAGGGCAACCGGGGCAAGGTCGAGAACGCCCCGGTCACCGCGCTGTTCGCCGTCGACCTGGATTTCCACGAGTTCACCGCGCAGACCTTCCCGATCCGCCCCGAGATGAAGGACTCGTTCGAGGCGTCGGGCCGGGAGGGCCGTTCGACGATGGCGACCTTCAACGCCACGCTGCAGATCGGCTACTTCCTGCTCGCCGCCCGTGCGCACGGCCTGGCGACCGGCCCCATGGCGGGCTTCGACGCCGACGCCGTCACCGAGGCGTTCTTCCCGGGCGGACGCCACCGCGCCCTGCTCGTCGTCAACATCGGGCACCCGGGGCCGGACGCGTGGTTCCCGCGTCTGCCGCGGCTCGCCCAGCGGGACGTCGTCAGCTGGGCCTGA
- the ptsP gene encoding phosphoenolpyruvate--protein phosphotransferase: MTPGPVGLVVVAHSRRLAQAAVGLAREMAGPDVAIEVAAGLDETTFGTDAMAIASALGEADRGAGVVVLMDLGSAVLSAELALDLLDDADLRDRVLLCPAPLVEGLVVAAVTAAGGADAATVAAEAGAALAAKEAQLGGATPEPAALPTVTPDEPVTVEAFTVVNPHGLHARPAARLVGTARSAGDDTHLRLRNATTGSDWAPATSLSRVAALGVRQGDRVEAAADGPGARAALDALLALAARGFDEEVDDAPPPQVPGTPGPMPAVPGTAVGPAWTPRAARPAVPDDPAGEPAAERAALGRARTAAHEEITRSRAAAPAQAGIFDAHALLLDDLLTEAYAGVDGGESAARAWAAAADRNAAALRALPDAYQAARAADVEAVGEQVLRALVGASALPEPPPGQRVVLVAPDLTPAAAAALDADHVAGVALEGGSPTAHSAVLLRARGIPAVVGTGPLGVADRVVVALDGGRGEVVVDPAPEVRAAYEERAAAEAARRSAAAARASAPAETADGTPVLVGVNVGADPMPAPGADLAGLVRTEFLFLGRDTAPGVDEQVAAYRAVAEALGGRRITLRTLDVGGDKPLPYLPTPTEANPFLGVRGLRLALATPGLLADQLLAAVRVAHETPVSVMFPMVSTLPEVQAALAALDDAIAREGRGRPAELQVGIMVEVPAAALKARVLARHLDFLSIGTNDLTQYALAAERGNPAVAALADPLDPGVLRLVDAVCRGAGDRALVAVCGESAADEAAVPLLVGLGVRELSVAAPAVAVVKDAVRAVHLPTARALAAAALDADGAPEVRALVADAR; encoded by the coding sequence GTGACCCCCGGACCCGTCGGACTGGTGGTCGTGGCGCACAGCCGGCGGCTGGCGCAGGCGGCGGTCGGGCTCGCCCGCGAGATGGCCGGCCCGGACGTCGCGATCGAGGTCGCCGCCGGCCTCGACGAGACGACCTTCGGCACCGACGCCATGGCGATCGCGTCGGCCCTGGGGGAGGCCGACCGGGGTGCGGGGGTCGTGGTGCTCATGGACCTCGGCAGCGCGGTGCTCTCCGCCGAGCTCGCCCTCGACCTGCTCGACGACGCCGACCTTCGTGACCGGGTCCTGCTGTGCCCGGCGCCGCTGGTGGAGGGGCTGGTCGTGGCCGCGGTGACCGCCGCGGGCGGGGCCGACGCCGCCACGGTCGCGGCCGAGGCGGGGGCCGCGCTGGCGGCCAAGGAGGCGCAGCTGGGCGGGGCCACTCCCGAACCCGCCGCTCTGCCGACAGTCACGCCGGACGAGCCGGTCACCGTGGAGGCGTTCACCGTCGTCAATCCGCACGGGCTGCACGCCCGCCCGGCCGCGCGGCTCGTCGGCACGGCGCGGTCGGCCGGCGACGACACGCACCTGCGGCTGCGCAACGCCACGACCGGCTCGGACTGGGCGCCCGCGACCAGCCTCTCCCGGGTCGCCGCGCTCGGTGTGCGGCAGGGGGACCGGGTCGAGGCGGCGGCCGACGGGCCGGGCGCGCGGGCGGCCCTCGACGCGCTGCTCGCCCTGGCCGCGCGCGGGTTCGACGAGGAGGTCGACGACGCGCCGCCACCGCAGGTCCCGGGAACGCCAGGCCCGATGCCCGCGGTGCCCGGCACCGCCGTGGGTCCGGCCTGGACGCCGCGGGCGGCGCGGCCGGCCGTCCCGGACGACCCCGCGGGCGAACCTGCGGCCGAGCGGGCCGCCCTCGGCCGGGCCCGCACCGCGGCGCACGAGGAGATCACCCGTAGCCGGGCCGCGGCCCCGGCGCAGGCCGGCATCTTCGACGCCCACGCGCTGCTGCTCGACGACCTGCTCACGGAGGCGTACGCGGGGGTCGACGGCGGGGAGTCGGCGGCGCGCGCCTGGGCGGCGGCCGCCGACCGCAACGCCGCCGCACTGCGCGCCCTGCCGGACGCCTACCAGGCCGCGCGGGCCGCCGACGTCGAGGCGGTCGGCGAACAGGTGCTGCGCGCCCTCGTCGGGGCGTCCGCGCTGCCCGAGCCGCCGCCCGGGCAGCGGGTGGTCCTGGTCGCACCCGACCTGACGCCGGCCGCGGCGGCCGCGCTCGACGCCGACCACGTCGCCGGGGTCGCGCTGGAGGGCGGCAGCCCGACCGCCCACTCGGCGGTGCTGCTGCGCGCCCGCGGGATCCCGGCCGTGGTCGGGACGGGGCCCCTCGGCGTCGCCGACCGCGTCGTGGTGGCCCTGGACGGCGGCCGCGGCGAGGTCGTCGTCGATCCGGCACCGGAGGTCCGGGCAGCCTACGAGGAGCGCGCCGCGGCCGAGGCGGCCCGCCGGAGCGCCGCCGCCGCGCGGGCCTCCGCGCCCGCCGAGACGGCCGACGGCACGCCGGTGCTGGTCGGCGTCAACGTCGGTGCGGACCCGATGCCCGCGCCGGGTGCCGACCTCGCCGGGCTGGTCCGCACGGAGTTCCTGTTCCTCGGCCGGGACACCGCGCCCGGCGTCGACGAGCAGGTGGCGGCCTACCGGGCCGTCGCCGAGGCGCTGGGCGGGCGGCGGATCACGCTGCGCACCCTCGACGTCGGCGGCGACAAGCCGCTGCCGTACCTACCGACCCCCACCGAGGCCAACCCGTTCCTCGGCGTGCGCGGGCTGCGGCTGGCGCTCGCGACGCCCGGGCTCCTCGCCGACCAGTTGCTCGCCGCGGTGCGCGTCGCCCACGAGACCCCGGTCAGCGTGATGTTCCCGATGGTCAGCACCCTCCCCGAGGTGCAGGCCGCGCTGGCCGCGCTGGACGACGCGATCGCCCGCGAGGGCCGCGGCCGCCCTGCCGAGCTGCAGGTCGGGATCATGGTCGAGGTGCCGGCGGCCGCGCTGAAGGCCCGCGTCCTCGCCCGGCACCTCGACTTCCTCTCGATCGGCACCAACGACCTCACCCAGTACGCGCTGGCGGCCGAGCGCGGCAACCCGGCGGTGGCGGCGTTGGCGGACCCGCTCGACCCCGGCGTGCTGCGGCTCGTCGACGCGGTGTGCCGGGGCGCCGGGGATCGCGCGCTGGTCGCGGTGTGCGGCGAGAGCGCCGCCGACGAGGCGGCGGTGCCCCTGCTCGTCGGGCTCGGGGTGCGGGAGCTCAGCGTGGCCGCGCCCGCGGTCGCCGTCGTCAAGGACGCCGTACGGGCGGTGCACCTGCCCACCGCCCGGGCCCTCGCCGCCGCCGCGCTCGACGCGGACGGAGCGCCGGAGGTGCGGGCCCTCGTGGCCGACGCGCGCTGA
- a CDS encoding MBL fold metallo-hydrolase — protein MCDGSGTASEVAATLPRPAEAPAVDPVALEPVDEVVVTTLVDNSYDALMGDSGPARRRPFSRLPQVPAPQFEEGRTFPGLVAEHGFSALVTVRRGATSHTVLFDTGVSPDGMATNLERLGVDVAAIEVVVLSHGHVDHDGGFPGLARLRGRSGLPLTVHPLVWSRRRFALPDQPPWELPTLSRSALEAEGLEVIERRQPSLLLDGSVLITGEVDRTTEFEHGLPHHEAWREGRWEPDPLILDEQALVVHVRGRGLVVLTGCGHAGAVNIARHAVRLTGVDRLHALLGGFHLTGPAFEPVIEPTVAAFAAMAPDVLVPAHCTGWKAQHRLAAALPEAFVPNAVGTSFTFAGAGAGAGAGAGAG, from the coding sequence ATGTGTGACGGCAGTGGCACGGCCTCGGAGGTGGCAGCGACCCTCCCGCGCCCGGCCGAGGCCCCGGCGGTGGATCCCGTCGCCCTGGAGCCGGTCGACGAGGTCGTCGTCACGACGCTCGTGGACAACAGCTACGACGCGCTGATGGGCGACTCCGGCCCGGCCCGTCGCAGACCGTTCTCCCGGCTGCCGCAGGTCCCGGCCCCGCAGTTCGAGGAGGGCCGCACCTTTCCCGGGCTGGTCGCCGAGCACGGCTTCTCGGCGCTGGTGACCGTCCGCCGTGGCGCGACCTCCCACACCGTGCTGTTCGACACCGGGGTGTCCCCGGACGGGATGGCGACCAACCTCGAACGGCTCGGCGTCGACGTGGCCGCGATCGAGGTCGTGGTGCTCAGCCACGGCCACGTCGACCACGACGGCGGCTTCCCCGGCCTGGCCCGGTTGCGGGGCCGCAGCGGGCTGCCGCTCACCGTCCATCCGCTGGTGTGGAGCCGGCGCCGCTTCGCCCTGCCCGACCAGCCGCCGTGGGAGCTGCCGACGCTGAGCCGGTCCGCGCTGGAGGCCGAGGGCCTCGAGGTGATCGAGCGGCGGCAACCCTCGCTGCTGCTGGACGGCTCGGTCCTGATCACCGGGGAGGTCGACCGCACCACGGAGTTCGAACACGGGCTGCCCCACCACGAGGCCTGGCGCGAGGGACGCTGGGAGCCCGATCCGTTGATCCTCGACGAGCAGGCGCTGGTGGTCCACGTCCGCGGACGGGGACTCGTCGTGCTCACCGGCTGCGGGCACGCCGGCGCGGTGAACATCGCCCGGCACGCGGTGCGGCTGACCGGGGTGGACCGGCTGCACGCCCTGCTCGGCGGTTTCCACCTCACCGGACCGGCCTTCGAGCCGGTGATCGAGCCGACCGTGGCCGCGTTCGCCGCCATGGCGCCCGACGTGCTCGTGCCGGCGCACTGCACGGGCTGGAAGGCCCAGCACCGGTTGGCGGCGGCGCTGCCCGAGGCGTTCGTGCCGAACGCCGTGGGTACGTCCTTCACCTTCGCCGGAGCCGGAGCCGGAGCCGGAGCCGGAGCCGGAGCCGGGTGA
- the dhaL gene encoding dihydroxyacetone kinase subunit DhaL translates to MSGTAGTAELESWIRAFAEAISAHAEELTRLDSAIGDADHGVNMARGMTAVVAKLDEGPQDGTAPGVLLKQVGMTLVSTVGGASGPLYGTFFLRMATAMGDRTELGAAGFAEAFRAGIGGIVARGKAEAGDKTMFDALAPAADALDAALAAGDELGAALRAASRAADAGRDATTPLLARKGRASYLGERSVGHQDPGATSAALLVAAAADVLA, encoded by the coding sequence ATGAGCGGGACGGCCGGGACCGCCGAGCTCGAGAGCTGGATCCGGGCGTTCGCCGAGGCGATCTCGGCGCACGCCGAGGAGCTGACGCGGCTCGACTCGGCGATCGGCGATGCGGACCACGGGGTGAACATGGCCCGCGGGATGACGGCCGTGGTGGCCAAGCTCGACGAGGGCCCGCAGGACGGCACAGCACCCGGGGTCCTGCTCAAGCAGGTCGGCATGACCCTGGTCAGCACCGTCGGCGGGGCGAGCGGACCGCTCTACGGCACGTTCTTCCTGCGCATGGCGACGGCCATGGGGGACCGCACCGAGCTCGGCGCCGCCGGGTTCGCCGAGGCGTTCCGCGCCGGGATCGGCGGGATCGTCGCCCGCGGCAAGGCCGAGGCCGGGGACAAGACGATGTTCGACGCGCTCGCGCCGGCCGCCGACGCGCTGGACGCGGCACTCGCCGCCGGCGACGAGCTGGGTGCGGCGCTGCGGGCGGCGTCCCGCGCCGCCGACGCCGGCCGGGACGCCACCACACCGCTCCTCGCGCGCAAGGGCCGGGCCAGCTACCTCGGTGAACGCAGCGTCGGCCACCAGGACCCGGGCGCGACGTCGGCCGCGCTGCTCGTCGCCGCCGCGGCCGACGTCCTGGCGTGA
- a CDS encoding DUF3072 domain-containing protein, with product MTNQNSAPQQTGPAEKDPDDWTTGDEPMTGPQRSYLETLAQQAGEDAADDLDGLSKADASKRIDDLQAKTGRGN from the coding sequence ATGACGAATCAGAACAGCGCTCCGCAGCAGACCGGACCGGCCGAGAAGGATCCGGACGACTGGACGACCGGCGACGAGCCGATGACCGGCCCGCAGCGCTCGTACCTCGAGACGCTGGCCCAGCAGGCCGGCGAGGACGCAGCGGACGATCTGGACGGCCTCAGCAAGGCGGACGCGTCCAAGCGGATCGACGACCTCCAGGCGAAGACCGGTCGCGGCAACTAG
- a CDS encoding antitoxin VbhA family protein, protein MRPAEVLATRNGARRDAVADALGSVRAEGLEPTAFGLGLLDAIAAGRLDEDLAVAQLVAAHGR, encoded by the coding sequence GTGAGACCAGCCGAGGTGCTTGCCACGCGGAACGGCGCACGCCGGGACGCGGTCGCCGACGCGCTCGGATCGGTGCGCGCCGAGGGCCTCGAGCCGACGGCGTTCGGTCTCGGCCTGCTGGACGCGATCGCGGCCGGCCGGCTGGACGAGGACCTCGCCGTCGCGCAGCTGGTCGCCGCTCACGGTCGGTGA
- a CDS encoding (2Fe-2S)-binding protein, with translation MYVCICAAVTDVELRDCIGEGARTVEEVGEACGAGTGCGSCLNAVDVLLATELAPSEIAGLPLTA, from the coding sequence ATGTACGTGTGCATCTGCGCGGCGGTGACGGACGTCGAGCTGCGTGACTGCATCGGCGAGGGCGCCCGGACCGTCGAGGAGGTCGGCGAGGCCTGCGGGGCCGGCACGGGCTGCGGTTCGTGCCTGAACGCCGTGGACGTTCTGCTGGCCACGGAGCTCGCGCCGTCGGAGATCGCGGGGCTCCCGCTCACGGCGTGA
- the dhaK gene encoding dihydroxyacetone kinase subunit DhaK has translation MKKLINDPADVVSEALRGMAAAHPELRVDLSKRIVFRGDAPVQGKVGLVSGGGSGHEPMHGGFVGPGMLDAACAGEVFTSPVPDQMLAATVGVDGGAGVLHIVKNYTGDVMNFEMAAELAAAEGVEVVPVVTNDDVAVQDSLYTAGRRGVGVTVLLEKLAGAAAEEGRDLAGVAEVARRVNETGRSMGMALTSCTVPSAGQPTFDLPEDEIEIGIGIHGEPGRRRVPAAPAREVAEMLVEPILADLDFTGSDGVLAFVNGMGGTPLLELYVMYGEVAAILEKSGVRVARSLVGSYITSLEMAGCSVTLLRLDDELLRLWDAPVRTPGLRWGV, from the coding sequence ATGAAGAAGCTGATCAACGACCCGGCCGACGTCGTCTCCGAGGCTCTCCGGGGCATGGCGGCGGCCCATCCCGAGCTGCGCGTCGACCTCTCGAAACGCATCGTGTTCCGCGGCGACGCCCCGGTGCAGGGGAAGGTCGGACTCGTCTCCGGCGGCGGCTCCGGGCACGAACCCATGCACGGCGGGTTCGTCGGCCCGGGCATGCTCGACGCCGCGTGTGCGGGCGAGGTGTTCACCTCCCCGGTTCCCGACCAGATGCTCGCCGCGACCGTCGGGGTCGACGGCGGCGCGGGCGTGCTGCACATCGTGAAGAACTACACCGGCGACGTCATGAACTTCGAGATGGCCGCCGAGCTGGCCGCGGCCGAGGGCGTCGAGGTCGTGCCGGTGGTGACGAACGACGACGTGGCGGTCCAGGACAGCCTCTACACCGCCGGGCGCCGCGGGGTCGGCGTCACCGTGCTGCTCGAGAAACTCGCGGGCGCCGCGGCCGAGGAGGGCCGCGACCTCGCCGGCGTCGCCGAGGTGGCGCGCCGGGTGAACGAGACCGGCCGAAGCATGGGCATGGCGCTCACCTCGTGCACGGTGCCGTCGGCGGGGCAGCCGACGTTCGACCTCCCCGAGGACGAGATCGAGATCGGCATCGGCATCCACGGCGAGCCCGGCCGGCGCCGCGTTCCCGCAGCGCCCGCGCGCGAGGTCGCGGAGATGCTCGTCGAGCCGATCCTGGCCGACCTCGACTTCACCGGCTCCGACGGCGTGCTCGCCTTCGTCAACGGCATGGGAGGCACCCCGTTGCTCGAGCTGTACGTGATGTACGGCGAGGTCGCGGCCATCCTCGAGAAGTCCGGCGTGCGGGTCGCGCGGTCGCTGGTCGGGTCCTACATCACCAGCCTGGAGATGGCGGGCTGCTCGGTCACGCTGCTCAGGCTCGATGACGAGCTGCTGCGGCTCTGGGACGCGCCGGTGCGCACCCCCGGGCTGCGCTGGGGGGTGTGA
- a CDS encoding IclR family transcriptional regulator yields the protein MIQAVDRALRILAVLQGGRMSLGDIAGRAGLPPSTVHGIVRTLLAHGMVVQERDSGRYRLGPATLRLGNVYLDTLELRARVAPWATELARRTGCAVRTGVLLLGEVVVVVHEPRPDGTRQMPEVGIVIPAHACALGKALLAHDPAAAAAVSLRSMTGGTVTDRTALDAELAEVRRTGLAVEVEEAVLGEYGLAAPLADGAGDVVGALGLVVPASGWPLDPAAHDALRAAARAVSRELGAPAWPPVSWPPSATA from the coding sequence GTGATCCAGGCCGTGGACCGCGCGCTGCGGATCCTGGCGGTCCTGCAGGGCGGCCGGATGAGCCTCGGGGACATCGCCGGACGGGCCGGCCTACCTCCGTCGACCGTGCACGGGATCGTGCGCACGCTGCTCGCGCACGGGATGGTCGTGCAGGAGCGGGACTCCGGCCGCTACCGGCTCGGCCCCGCCACCCTCCGGCTGGGCAACGTCTACCTCGACACCCTCGAGCTGCGGGCCCGGGTCGCGCCGTGGGCGACGGAACTGGCGCGGCGCACCGGCTGCGCCGTCCGGACCGGTGTCCTGCTGCTCGGGGAGGTCGTCGTGGTCGTGCACGAGCCGCGGCCCGACGGGACCCGGCAGATGCCCGAGGTCGGCATCGTCATCCCGGCCCACGCCTGCGCGCTCGGCAAGGCGCTGCTCGCCCACGACCCGGCGGCGGCGGCCGCGGTCTCGTTGCGCAGCATGACCGGCGGGACCGTCACCGACCGGACCGCGCTGGACGCCGAGCTCGCCGAGGTGCGGCGCACCGGGCTGGCGGTCGAGGTCGAGGAGGCGGTGCTCGGCGAGTACGGGCTGGCCGCGCCGCTCGCCGACGGCGCGGGCGACGTCGTCGGCGCGCTCGGCCTGGTCGTGCCGGCCAGCGGCTGGCCCCTGGATCCCGCAGCGCACGACGCCCTGCGTGCCGCGGCCCGCGCCGTGTCCCGTGAGCTGGGGGCGCCCGCGTGGCCGCCGGTCTCCTGGCCGCCGTCGGCGACGGCCTGA
- a CDS encoding Fic/DOC family protein, with translation MSWDPYLDLRAGVLHNRLGITDRAALAAAEADLSAVRLTQLTRRPLPGGYDLDHLRAFHRHVFGDVYAWAGEIRTVSLGKGHLFCLPDRIEATAEEIFGGLARTERLRGLPRDDFVAALADLLGAINSLHPFREGNGRTQRAFVTQLAADAGHRVRWAAMDRARNVAASRAAHQGDTGPLRTMLDGLVDPLGR, from the coding sequence GTGAGCTGGGACCCCTACCTGGACCTGCGGGCCGGTGTCCTGCACAACCGGCTCGGGATCACGGACCGGGCCGCGCTCGCCGCGGCCGAGGCGGACCTCTCCGCGGTGCGTCTCACCCAGCTGACGAGGCGGCCGCTACCGGGTGGCTACGACCTGGACCACCTGCGGGCTTTCCACCGGCACGTCTTCGGTGACGTCTACGCCTGGGCCGGTGAGATCCGCACGGTCTCCCTCGGCAAGGGCCACCTGTTCTGCCTGCCGGACCGGATCGAGGCCACCGCCGAGGAGATCTTCGGCGGGCTCGCCCGGACGGAGCGTCTCCGCGGCCTCCCGCGGGACGACTTCGTCGCCGCGCTCGCGGACCTGCTCGGCGCGATCAACTCCCTGCACCCGTTCCGGGAGGGCAACGGCCGCACGCAGCGGGCGTTCGTCACGCAGCTCGCCGCCGACGCGGGTCATCGCGTCCGCTGGGCCGCGATGGACCGCGCCCGGAACGTGGCGGCGTCGCGCGCGGCGCACCAGGGCGACACCGGGCCGCTGCGGACGATGCTCGACGGCCTGGTCGACCCGCTCGGCCGCTGA
- a CDS encoding recombinase family protein, whose product MGSKKEIVRAIGYVRVSTGGQVESGAGLDAQRDALMTEAVRRGWDLTIVADEGLSGGTLKRPALMEALARLDRGDADVLMASKLDRVSRSVTDFAELLERATEKKWRLVLLDLGVDTSTPAGEFVANTIANSAQYERRLTGQRTREALAAKKATGVRLGRPSGLSTETIARIVQEHRAGASLRKIGAGLEADGVLTGRGGTKWHASAVKAVLESQDAAVLAR is encoded by the coding sequence ATGGGCAGCAAGAAGGAGATCGTCCGGGCCATCGGGTACGTCCGGGTGAGCACCGGGGGACAGGTGGAGTCCGGCGCCGGCCTGGACGCGCAGCGCGACGCCCTTATGACAGAAGCCGTCCGGCGGGGGTGGGACCTGACCATCGTCGCGGACGAGGGCCTGTCCGGCGGAACCCTGAAGCGCCCCGCCCTGATGGAGGCCCTGGCCCGCCTGGACCGTGGAGACGCGGACGTCCTCATGGCCTCGAAGCTCGACCGCGTGTCCCGGTCGGTCACGGACTTCGCGGAGCTCCTGGAGCGGGCCACGGAGAAGAAGTGGCGGCTGGTCCTCCTGGACCTCGGAGTCGACACCTCCACCCCGGCGGGGGAGTTCGTCGCGAACACCATCGCGAACAGTGCACAGTACGAGCGACGCCTCACCGGGCAGCGCACCCGTGAGGCCCTCGCCGCGAAGAAGGCCACCGGTGTCCGTCTCGGCCGCCCGTCGGGCTTGTCCACCGAGACCATCGCGCGAATCGTGCAGGAGCACCGGGCCGGCGCGTCCCTCCGCAAGATCGGCGCCGGCCTGGAGGCGGACGGCGTCCTCACCGGCAGGGGCGGGACGAAGTGGCACGCGAGCGCCGTGAAGGCGGTGCTCGAGAGTCAGGATGCCGCTGTACTCGCCCGCTAG
- the bfr gene encoding bacterioferritin — translation MRGDPEIISLLNDQLTSELTAINQYFLHAKMQQNWGLTKLAAYTRAESIDEMKHAEIITDRILFLEGLPNYQRLGTLRIGQSVKEQLEADLQIELAVVERLRPGITMCRSKADHTTANLFEEILADEEHHIDYIETNLELIERLGEQLYLAQLVDQPPTPG, via the coding sequence ATGCGTGGCGACCCCGAGATCATCTCGTTGCTCAACGACCAGCTCACGAGCGAGCTGACCGCGATCAACCAGTACTTCCTGCACGCGAAGATGCAGCAGAACTGGGGCCTCACGAAGCTCGCCGCGTACACCCGGGCCGAGTCCATCGACGAGATGAAGCACGCGGAGATCATCACCGATCGCATCCTCTTCCTCGAGGGGCTGCCGAACTACCAGCGGCTCGGGACCCTGCGGATCGGGCAGAGCGTCAAGGAGCAGCTGGAGGCGGACCTGCAGATCGAGCTCGCCGTCGTCGAGCGCCTGCGCCCGGGCATCACGATGTGCCGCTCCAAGGCGGACCACACGACGGCCAACCTGTTCGAGGAGATCCTCGCCGACGAGGAGCACCACATCGACTACATCGAGACGAACCTCGAGCTCATCGAGCGCCTCGGCGAGCAGCTCTACCTGGCGCAGCTGGTGGACCAGCCGCCGACCCCCGGCTGA